One Brevibacterium spongiae DNA segment encodes these proteins:
- a CDS encoding potassium channel family protein, translated as MARSASFFTGDPTPLAKDGAVAVIGLGRFGGSLARELAEHGVEVIGVDIDEAAVSEYADIIAYASRADATDEVVLRQLGIDEVSRVVIAIGSDLQASILAASRILKLGNRHIWAKAISEPHAEILHQLGITNVISPENDMGRRLAHLIRGHISDFLPIDEDFVLARTTPPVRVADVPLASLGLRGRYDVTIVAFKRRGGSHWDIADRDVILYADDEILVAGNPKKVEAFSELDKDADA; from the coding sequence ATGGCGCGATCAGCGTCGTTCTTCACCGGCGACCCCACACCCCTGGCCAAGGACGGGGCGGTGGCCGTCATCGGGCTCGGCCGCTTCGGCGGATCCTTGGCCCGTGAGCTCGCCGAGCACGGGGTCGAGGTCATCGGCGTCGACATCGACGAAGCGGCGGTGTCCGAATACGCCGACATCATCGCCTACGCCTCCCGCGCGGATGCCACCGACGAGGTGGTGCTGCGGCAGCTGGGCATCGACGAGGTCTCCCGCGTCGTCATCGCCATCGGCAGCGACCTCCAGGCGAGCATCCTCGCAGCCTCCCGGATCCTCAAACTCGGCAATCGGCACATCTGGGCGAAGGCGATCAGCGAACCCCACGCCGAGATCCTCCACCAGCTGGGCATCACGAACGTCATCAGCCCCGAAAACGACATGGGCCGGCGTCTGGCGCACCTGATCAGAGGGCACATCTCGGACTTCCTGCCCATCGACGAGGATTTCGTCCTCGCCCGCACCACCCCGCCGGTGCGTGTCGCCGACGTGCCCTTGGCTTCGCTGGGGCTGCGCGGGAGATACGACGTCACGATCGTCGCCTTCAAGCGTCGAGGCGGCTCCCACTGGGACATCGCCGATCGTGACGTCATCCTCTACGCCGACGACGAGATCCTCGTGGCAGGGAATCCGAAGAAGGTCGAGGCCTTCAGCGAATTGGACAAGGACGCCGACGCATAG
- a CDS encoding antibiotic biosynthesis monooxygenase family protein yields the protein MSVVAINALTVPEPARAELEKRFAERKHSVDGSPGFEGFQLLRPVAGGDQYFVYTQWATREDFENWRANRSPAHETSGKKPVSEQANLLEFEVVDLGE from the coding sequence ATGTCAGTCGTCGCCATCAATGCCCTCACCGTCCCGGAACCGGCTCGGGCCGAACTCGAGAAGCGCTTCGCCGAACGCAAGCACTCGGTCGACGGCTCCCCCGGCTTCGAAGGGTTCCAGCTGCTGCGCCCGGTGGCCGGCGGGGACCAGTACTTCGTCTACACTCAGTGGGCGACCCGTGAGGACTTCGAGAACTGGCGCGCCAACCGCTCGCCTGCCCACGAGACCAGCGGCAAGAAGCCCGTCTCCGAGCAGGCGAATCTCCTCGAGTTCGAGGTCGTCGACCTCGGCGAGTGA
- a CDS encoding glycine cleavage T C-terminal barrel domain-containing protein gives MDNNVPTVDQSDREVPINLRQSGPTPVEMLIDTRVRKSPYWELSMQQGCWRASIYNRMYHPRGYIPRDEGGMMAEYQSLVNDVTLWNVAVERQIQVKGPDAEAFVNFVITRDATKIPVMRARYVILCNEAGGILNDPILLRVAIDEFWFSLSDTDLMLWLQGVNVGGRFDVTIGEIDVSPVQVQGPKSVDVIADLVGEEGRTLPSYGLMEAQVGGRDVIISQTGFTGEKGYEIYLKDATKYAEDMWNAVLEAGAPYNLRVVAPSHHRRIAAGILSWGQDMDFETLPFQVNLSYQVPRKKEADYIGKARLEEVRGLLEAGTPPYRTQLVGLLVGGKPITDYAPDFWLVSASAEGDAVGYVTSPWYSPELEANIAMAHVPVEATALGTEYWVHLPEPFADTPGVPVRAEVVEMPFRPSVNPNQRERLKMRGLDAAV, from the coding sequence ATGGACAACAACGTCCCCACAGTGGACCAAAGCGACAGAGAAGTCCCGATCAACCTACGACAGTCCGGGCCGACCCCGGTCGAGATGCTCATCGACACCCGAGTCCGCAAGTCCCCGTACTGGGAACTGTCCATGCAGCAAGGATGCTGGCGGGCCTCGATCTACAACCGGATGTATCACCCGCGCGGCTACATTCCCCGCGACGAAGGCGGGATGATGGCCGAGTATCAATCACTCGTCAACGACGTCACCTTGTGGAACGTCGCCGTGGAACGGCAGATCCAGGTCAAGGGCCCCGACGCCGAGGCGTTCGTGAACTTCGTCATCACCCGTGACGCGACGAAGATCCCGGTGATGCGCGCCCGCTACGTCATTCTGTGCAATGAAGCAGGCGGCATCCTCAACGATCCGATCCTGCTGCGGGTCGCGATCGACGAGTTCTGGTTCAGCCTCTCCGACACCGACCTCATGCTCTGGCTGCAGGGGGTCAACGTCGGCGGCCGATTCGACGTCACGATCGGCGAGATCGACGTTTCGCCGGTGCAGGTCCAAGGACCGAAGTCCGTCGACGTCATCGCCGACCTCGTCGGTGAGGAGGGACGGACCCTGCCGAGCTACGGTCTCATGGAGGCCCAGGTCGGCGGCCGCGACGTCATCATCTCCCAGACGGGGTTCACCGGGGAGAAGGGGTACGAGATCTACCTCAAGGACGCGACGAAGTACGCCGAGGATATGTGGAATGCCGTGCTGGAGGCCGGTGCGCCCTACAACCTCAGGGTCGTCGCCCCGAGCCACCACCGCAGGATCGCCGCGGGCATCCTCTCGTGGGGCCAGGACATGGACTTCGAGACCCTGCCCTTCCAGGTCAACCTGTCCTACCAGGTACCGCGGAAGAAGGAAGCCGACTACATCGGCAAGGCAAGGCTCGAAGAAGTGCGCGGACTGCTCGAGGCCGGCACCCCGCCGTACCGGACGCAGCTCGTGGGTCTGCTGGTCGGCGGCAAACCGATCACGGACTATGCGCCGGACTTCTGGCTCGTCAGCGCAAGTGCCGAGGGAGATGCCGTCGGCTATGTGACGTCCCCGTGGTACTCGCCGGAGCTCGAAGCGAATATCGCGATGGCGCATGTGCCGGTCGAAGCCACGGCGCTCGGCACCGAATACTGGGTGCACCTGCCGGAGCCGTTCGCGGACACCCCGGGAGTCCCGGTCCGCGCCGAGGTGGTCGAGATGCCGTTCCGCCCGAGTGTCAACCCCAATCAGCGTGAGCGTCTGAAGATGCGCGGCCTCGACGCCGCCGTCTGA
- a CDS encoding APC family permease, translating into MSQSESQTITEDRGHGFVRALGTVDALFIGFGAMIGFGWVVLTGEWLNGAGTLGAIIAFAVGGIIMCFVGTVYSEMVAAMPHAGGEHNYLIRAMGPRVSLFGSWAITGGYISVVMFEAVSVPKTAVYLFPNLEQIKLWNVAGFDVYLTWALVGTITAIIIAFVNIRGVKIASMVQTFVVWFLIIVGLMLLTGGFVGGKLENTEPLFTGGGAGFIGVMAVVPFLFVGFDVIPQSAEEVKLPPAKIGKLVVLSVVMAIVFYIIIIGTTSMAMPASQLGTHDLVTADALSIMFDSTVWGKIVIAGGLAGIITSWNAFLMGSSRLMWAMAAAGMIPKWFGKLHPKYRTPSNAIIFIGILSAIAPFFGTAALGWIVDAGSPAIVIAYFLVSVGFLVLRKREPNMERPLRIGGARNGGVIIGVISSVLTFILFILYIPITPVSAQLAWQSWVGFAVWLLVGIWFMFRLPTGIKAGPNAETELLAKVKSLRKK; encoded by the coding sequence ATGAGTCAATCCGAATCCCAGACCATCACCGAGGACCGGGGACACGGCTTCGTCCGCGCCCTCGGCACGGTCGATGCACTCTTCATCGGCTTCGGCGCGATGATCGGCTTCGGCTGGGTCGTGCTCACCGGAGAATGGCTCAACGGTGCGGGCACGCTCGGGGCGATCATCGCCTTCGCCGTCGGCGGCATCATCATGTGCTTCGTCGGCACAGTGTATTCGGAGATGGTGGCGGCCATGCCGCACGCCGGAGGTGAGCACAACTACCTCATCCGGGCAATGGGCCCGCGGGTGTCTCTGTTCGGGTCGTGGGCGATCACCGGCGGATACATCAGCGTCGTCATGTTCGAGGCAGTGTCCGTGCCGAAGACCGCGGTCTACCTGTTCCCGAATCTCGAGCAGATCAAACTGTGGAACGTCGCCGGCTTCGACGTCTACCTCACGTGGGCGCTGGTCGGCACGATCACCGCGATCATCATCGCCTTCGTCAACATCCGCGGCGTCAAGATCGCCTCAATGGTCCAGACCTTCGTCGTCTGGTTCCTCATCATCGTCGGCCTCATGCTGCTGACCGGCGGTTTCGTCGGCGGCAAGCTGGAGAACACCGAACCGCTGTTCACCGGCGGCGGCGCCGGGTTCATCGGCGTCATGGCGGTCGTGCCGTTCCTCTTCGTCGGTTTCGACGTCATCCCGCAGTCCGCCGAGGAGGTCAAGCTTCCTCCGGCGAAGATCGGCAAGCTCGTCGTGCTGTCCGTGGTCATGGCGATCGTCTTCTACATCATCATCATCGGCACCACGTCGATGGCGATGCCGGCGTCGCAGCTGGGCACCCATGATCTGGTCACGGCTGACGCGCTGTCGATCATGTTCGACTCGACCGTCTGGGGCAAGATCGTCATCGCCGGCGGTCTCGCCGGAATCATCACGTCGTGGAACGCCTTCCTCATGGGCTCCTCGCGCCTGATGTGGGCGATGGCCGCGGCCGGAATGATCCCGAAGTGGTTCGGCAAGCTGCATCCGAAGTACCGCACCCCGTCGAACGCCATCATCTTCATCGGCATCCTCTCGGCGATCGCACCGTTCTTCGGCACCGCCGCACTCGGGTGGATCGTCGACGCCGGGTCGCCGGCCATCGTCATCGCGTACTTCCTCGTCAGCGTCGGGTTCCTCGTGCTGCGCAAGCGCGAACCGAACATGGAACGGCCCCTGCGCATCGGCGGTGCCCGCAACGGCGGCGTGATCATCGGAGTGATCTCGTCGGTGCTCACGTTCATCCTCTTCATCCTCTACATCCCGATCACCCCGGTCTCTGCGCAGCTGGCGTGGCAGTCGTGGGTCGGCTTCGCGGTCTGGCTGCTCGTCGGCATCTGGTTCATGTTCCGCCTGCCCACCGGCATCAAGGCCGGCCCGAACGCTGAGACCGAGCTGCTCGCGAAGGTGAAGTCGCTGCGCAAGAAGTAA
- a CDS encoding TrkH family potassium uptake protein — MHSSHRSAIVRVIAGYLMALVTGTTLLMTPAATVAEGGISLLKALFTATSALSVTGLVVLDTGQDFTLFGQIVIICLIQAGGLGVLLLTALLALLLAGKAGLRLRQSVASETKSDAIGGVKPLVLRITALTFGTELAVASALFLRFSLHYDEPVARAIWDAIFHSISAFNNAGFGLRKDNLMGYVADPFICGPIGLAVVLGGLGYPVLIELVRRYRTPLRWGLTTRIMVVLTPVLLIGGTVFIAVIEWNNDATMGHLDAWGKIQAATFQSTITRTAGFNSIDISQMHTVSWFGMDILMFIGGGPAGTAGGVKITTMAVLAATTWTEISGGRSVTLFGRRISRDVHRQATTVIVLALGWVLLATMVILLCDPRFGLSRVLFEVISGFGTVGLSTGITADLSAPSQIVLILTMALGRLGPVTVASGLALRERPIRYELPKERPLIG, encoded by the coding sequence GTGCACAGCTCACATCGCTCAGCGATCGTCCGCGTCATCGCGGGCTACCTCATGGCACTGGTCACCGGAACGACTCTGCTCATGACCCCGGCAGCCACCGTCGCCGAAGGCGGCATCTCACTGCTCAAAGCCCTCTTCACCGCCACCTCGGCGCTGAGCGTCACCGGCCTGGTCGTCCTCGACACCGGGCAGGACTTCACGCTCTTCGGCCAGATCGTCATCATCTGCCTCATCCAGGCCGGCGGGCTCGGTGTCCTCCTGCTCACTGCTCTTCTCGCTCTGCTGCTGGCAGGCAAGGCCGGTCTGCGGCTGCGCCAGTCCGTGGCCTCGGAGACCAAAAGCGACGCGATCGGCGGCGTCAAGCCCCTCGTTCTGCGCATCACGGCACTGACCTTCGGTACGGAACTCGCGGTCGCCTCGGCGCTGTTCCTCCGGTTCTCCCTCCATTACGACGAACCGGTCGCACGCGCGATCTGGGACGCGATCTTCCACTCGATCTCCGCGTTCAACAACGCCGGATTCGGCCTCCGCAAGGACAACCTCATGGGGTACGTGGCCGATCCCTTCATCTGCGGTCCCATCGGGCTGGCGGTCGTCCTCGGCGGGCTCGGCTATCCGGTGCTCATCGAACTCGTCCGGCGATACCGGACCCCGCTGAGATGGGGTCTGACCACGCGGATCATGGTCGTGCTCACCCCGGTCCTGCTCATCGGGGGCACCGTCTTCATCGCCGTGATCGAGTGGAACAACGACGCGACGATGGGCCACCTCGACGCGTGGGGGAAGATCCAGGCGGCCACATTCCAGTCGACGATCACCCGCACGGCCGGGTTCAATTCGATCGACATCAGCCAGATGCACACGGTGTCGTGGTTCGGCATGGACATCCTCATGTTCATCGGCGGCGGCCCGGCCGGCACCGCGGGCGGCGTGAAGATCACGACGATGGCCGTGCTCGCGGCCACGACCTGGACGGAGATCAGCGGCGGACGCTCGGTCACGCTCTTCGGTCGCCGCATCTCCCGTGACGTGCACCGACAGGCGACGACGGTCATCGTCCTCGCGCTCGGCTGGGTGCTGCTGGCCACGATGGTCATCCTGCTCTGCGATCCGAGGTTCGGCCTCAGCCGGGTCCTCTTCGAAGTCATCTCCGGCTTCGGCACAGTCGGCCTGTCGACCGGAATCACCGCGGACCTCTCGGCCCCCAGCCAGATCGTCCTCATCCTCACCATGGCGCTCGGCCGGCTCGGCCCGGTGACCGTCGCCTCCGGGCTGGCCCTGCGCGAACGACCCATCCGCTACGAACTTCCGAAGGAACGACCGCTGATCGGCTGA